The region AGCCTGGAGAATGGATGGCACAGGTGGAGCCTGGTGTCCAAATTACATTTGTGTCTCTTCCTGTTGGTTGGAATGATCTCAAACGAATTCGCTTAAGGTAATTATTAGTCCTTGTACGTTGAACTATGTTTTAAATGTATCTTagtatttttaaaaattatattatagcTAACTTAATGAAAGGAGTTTGTTTGCGTAATAAACCTTTACCACTTAACTTATCTGGTTATATCACTCAGGTGTTGTACCTTTTCTGATTTTTAGTTCAGGAGTTCAAGGCTAATAACAATGGTAAGGCAAACTGATTCAAGTAAATAAAGTATTTATATGTATCAACAGATTTCTTGGTCCTCTTCTTAAAGATCCGACAAGATCTGTCTTAGACTGATCATCGTTCTTTGACTCCATAAATGGTTAAATTTCACCTAGCTGATCGTAATCATGTTCAAAAGTTATTATGAGTATTTACCTGGAAACCAGCTGCTGTATTGATCATTCTTACCTTCATACATGTACTTAATCTTATTGTGTTGGGAAGCTTTTGTTCAGTCGGGAAGCTTGTCTGAACAATGGGCCTACTTCAAAATTTTTGCCACTTGGCACTCCTCCGAGGTCGGAAGATGTGGTAATTTCTCTACTACATCAATTTTATTCACCTGATTTTAATCAAGTGTATCAACTAGTGTTGTTAGGAAGTAATTATTTGTCTGTTAAGCGGGGTAGATCCAGTAAATAGAATTCATGTGCCTTTATAACTTTTAGAGCCATGAATTATTCGATCATAATTATTTAAATGAATGAGTAATTGTTTCTTGCTCTGTAAATTTTATGTCGGCATACCTCAAAATAAGTAATCTTTATAAGGATAATTACGTTGGTATACAAAAGGTTTCTACCTCGTACTGTCTAGGTTAGGTATGCTAAATAGGCAGTGATCTGGAGCTAAAGGATATTAATTATCCTCCATTAAAGAGGCTGTGATTGCAAGTTAAATCCTACGTATACTCTCAGTTAATCGTATATCAGGTTTGGACTGTGATCATCCAATCATGTATCTGAATATTGAAATATTAAGCTTTGTACGTTGTATGTTGTTCTTAGAACCTGGATCATTGTAATGTCTAGTTGGCTGAACTGGATCTATGTGTATTCTCTATTACATGCTTTATTAGTTTTTGTTTGCAGTTTCTTTGCGGTTTGTTTATGTTTCCTAAGAAATGCATAACGTATCATATCTCATTATAAATGAGGATTTATGCTTTTCTAAATGTCGTTGGCATGCTTAGAAACCAATCAACTTGTTTTTTGGCACTTTAACCAACTATCTTCTTTTTTATCATGAAAACCCAATAAAAtgttataaattataaaaaaatgattTACATCAAGTTCTGAATATGAACTTCAGATTCCAGTCTGAATATTAATCTGAATTGAAGACATTGTTATAATACATGTGTACGTAAAGTAGAAGATCTAAATTTGAATGTGAACCTCCTTTCATTTTAAGTTGATGATTTTTCGGGTATGTGGAATGGTGTTTTAGGGATGATTTTTAAATTATGTACATTAACAAATGGTATTTCTTCTTTGTTTAATGTTTGGATTGAGACGCAGTTTAGACAAAGTAGGAAGAAAAAGCCAAGGTGGATTTATAGGTGTTAAAGTCAAGGAGAAGGTTAAGCAAGTCCAAGCGTAACTGGATGATCATCTGAACAAGGTGTAGGCAAGGCTAGCAAGCTCAAAATCACAATCTATATTGTATAGTTATTTTCGACCATTTAAGAAGAATATTATGTTTGCCATAGTTTTGACATGTAATTGTTTATTTTAGTAGTTGAACTATGTTATTTAGCGGTTGGTTTGGATGTTGTACAATATTTAGGGGTTGGTTTGAATTTTTGTGTTAATGATTGGGTATTTTGGGATTGCAAATATTCAAACAGtatattttcaattttttctAGGTAAAGTGTTACACTAGCTTCATAAAGTGTTATAATAGGCTATGTAAATGTTTCAGTAACTTACATAAAAATGTTACATTTGATATTAAATTATTACCGTAGGTACAAAAATAATACCAAAAAGTGGGGTCACATGCCACGTAAGCACTGTGGGGCCCACATGTCACGTCACAAACCACGACGACATGTTATGGCATCATTGTGCCACGTTAGTATGCCACATCAGCATAGTGTGTGACCCACATTGGGTCCCacttttttaaaataattgtaaCATTCTAAGGTAACTTATATTTATGTTACAATAGGCATGTTTTATGTTATTTTAGGTACCCTAAGGTAACATAAGCTTGTATTTACAATAGGGGGTTAATATTTTACCTTAGGTACCCTAAGGTATCATCGAAAATTGTAACACAAGgtttatgttaccttaggccttTCGTAACATTTTAGGGGTCCTATTGTAACATGTTTTTTTGTTATAGAAGGCTATTTTTGGTGTAgtgtagggattaataaacacaataactacacacctgataagtatgcacctagaaagacatgtgttaagtatggtagtgttaatcatttatctactAATTGCAAGTTTTTGATACatgcacccatgtctgcacctccatCATTTCCTAACATGCCCATATCACCCATGCATCCTTTGCctgttatgcctgcacaaaaCTTATCTACACAttatgctaatatgccatttgcacacaatccttattatgctgcatttaatatgcctcgAATGCCATTTAACACGCCtaactggaataacatgtttgcataaTCTTTGCCATACCATGTTAATCATAGTGTGCCTGATAATTTTATAACTGATCAAGGGTTTCAAAGTCCTACTCCTAAAACAAAGGTTGATTCACAGGCACCTAAGTGTAATGATGGAAAGACTAAGAAGCCTaagaaaaagactaacaaggctggacccaagaaaacttggataccaaaatcaacttgatttggttttgatgtgtgcagggaaacataaagaatcaaTGCTATCTATACAGTtgttgctcaaggcacatgactggagattctaccctgctcactgagttcaaggaaagagcaGGCACAACCATTACCTTTaaagatgacagcaaagggtataatataggatatggcttgattttaagAGAGAATGTGTTGTataagacatgcctgtactttaacaagactaagacattctgtcaaccctaagtaagttgtattgttatgttaatttgcattttgtacttgtaacactcaaagtctgtaaaaatatcaaaggagcagactggagtctttttctataaacagtgtcaagcctaagaattctatctggaagaagatcataaagaccatgcctcagaagaattatgaagaagcttggagttgaataaaattgttttaggaaaatattctaagtcaagatctcacaagtcacagatttagtgttatagagaagtcattcgagaactccagaatgacttatagagaactcaggaaagcttatagagaactgtaacacccccaaatctggggtcggggattcgggttgtcacgagttccatttcccttaataatacttaaccttaacaatcaaccaactgctgcgtactgtgaccccacaatatacacacacacaccacaagttatagtctcagagatgaataccaaaaataacacaagtcattttactccacaattataaaccatttcacctcaaaagggtttttgaataatttacatattctttgccattattacaattcataatatacataagtctggttcatcagaagttgaaagtctagcctattggtaatttctacctcagctacagcggcatcaacgcttccagaaaactgcggaacatttcctaaccgcttgcgaattggaagcttggtcctgttcatcttttctatctgttgttgtgtgatgaaagaagaaagcaagggtgagcaacaatcccaccaaaataatatgtataatgattaacaatatatgagcattctcatagtactcataaaagtcttggtcaaaagaaatgaaccaagctgatatcttaacgcgaccaagtcacaaaatattcagtatatatatatacatatatatatacttttcacaatatttgaaatcctctgacatgtataacatccacagagttccagtttataactatataaaaatatcgttgcaaggtgatctcttatatctaaccttgtctcaacgtttttctaaaacctttgtcattcataagacaatcattaactagatataattttgaaagatgaaattacaagatactccaatatacttatatcttttccgaatactacttgaactaccaccgttcaatgtataaatagttcatcccatagattaagctacaagacaaaacttgtatagaatcaatctttgaaatatcattcaaaaaaattgaagttacgagatacttcatttgatggaaacatcattttgaaaactcgaccctgccaacactcaataatcgcctagccgtagcctttctatcgaagtgctctgggtagtgttgcacaaatatccaactggatgatgaactcattacgggagtttgccgcgccaggaagaccacttacgatgatcagtcgtagtagtgcaaccccaccattttctacatgtagaggagaacctgtcggatttacttgtcaaccgaacactggactcctaaggaatggaccgtcttatCGGAACatccaggccatttgggccaatataataaggctgggccggcgctactcgaccacttacgccactcctagttcagatgaaatccatgactctgaaacgtaaagctcgtcccccctttccccaagtagaaacttgttgatacggctccaccaagaagtcgtatctagttataaaggaaaactcaccgatatttcccaggcgatgcctgttaatggattaacttgttccaagaattttacttcccgggtgttgggtaaataatcaaaaactcttttatcaacaTAGCAACCTTGTAGCAAATatgaaacacaccacagagccggatccctcaggttttgagcgagtatttaaatccccttcgaaaggaggatcttaaatataaaaatgagttttgggatccgccctaacctttaaaatcattttgaagactcgaaaatatttttaagaatgtttggagtaatgctgatttaataaaataaatcagtcccgatttattagaaaatatcttaatattattatttaaataatattcccataaagaataatctttataaaaataattgaagtagaagttgtgaaacttatacttgaaatgaatattaaataaccaaagatatacttatacgaaagtaatatctttatttgaataatcaaaagtaagtttgattatcaacacattattttttaataaaataaagaatattatttagtaaataatcggagtcataagcccttgaatgaatattcaaaataatattcattaataaaataaacggagtcataagccctcgaatgaatattcaaaataatattcattaagtaaaataaagttatcgaataaaccttattcgaataatagttttgaaaactattcatatatatataaatatatatatatatattatactcgggaacatcgactcccggttttagaaaaatgttcacccttgggtcccctatactaatggtatacgcaaataccgcttatctctagcataggtattatcaactgaatcgacagatatatgtatcaagattacgaaacaggcatgcatatataccatatcacatgctacaatatatcgcaagaatttgctaattaaccatcatgcatctatcacaagataatgcatatacatatgtatacatcacaacaaaagtataacgggtagaaaacttgcctgagtgctcccggatagacttaagcttagagtgggtccgataacctatgaacaacaacataagtcataattaaatcccggtcgcttaagaaactagactttaaccatttagagtcctaacgttcgctttcgcgcttaacgattcacttaagtcgctcgagtaccctcggctccaccatttttaataaattaaccattaagagttttaaggcgattctttcgcgagtaccttaccaactgcctaatccacttaacataattgtttcatatcccaattagtcatttaaggtccttaaccaaggtttcaaagtaaggcgaggggtaatggttcggtcgcgaaacgccgttacttaaaacggtcgtttctcctaaaccgtatatcggattcaaacgaaccacatatcaaaacgaagctcgtaacatgaactatctgatcatggcaatggtcaaaacctaacagggagttctaggctcctgatgttaagagcaaaaacagtctaaagtaagttggacattacgacgactatgtttacgcgatttcccaaatttttaccattccaaatcatatcaatccaactaccaatcaataacaactcaagatacacatcaatgctacttatttcagtcataataagctcaaggatctcaatccaatcatatattataacatctccaaattcaactaaactacttaacaattaagctcgaatcatgcttatcattcaaattactactcatccatccaaaccatctccaaacttcaacattcaaacttattactaaagggtgtgaagatttatacctttcttggagggtggaaagttactagggagcctcaaagaaccttgatatatcattatataaccttgatcttgcaaatgaaatcaagaaacacaaagttaaaatttgaaaacactattcaccctaatctttggtgaattaattagctatgaatccatttgaatcaagagcttaaaatcatacccaatctaagttatgaaatgtagaatccataaaaacaaaccatggaatttatgcttgagtggagcttggactttggatttttcttccttgctttttccttgaaagccgagagcaaagatgaaaatggggagaagaaatgcttcttgcttggttgcctaggtatttgtgtggtgaattacttggttgcttctcttttattttaattaaccatatttagaatttaccatggttaaaaacacttggctaatattccaccaattcaaaatatctactaggtcatgcttaggtcatcttcattatgtcatccttttacacttgttttcttcttattggtatgatgacatcatcacccactaacctctttgattaacccctaattacttggctaatgactgctgatctgctatacggttcgcctaactttcgttctcgtttatcgtttgagggatcatacccgggatcttattacttgggttcccttaacctttatcaatacattatattccttttatgatcctctcttataatccttgaatttaaatccttttaatcatgttaccttatactcaattctttcggtatctggtggattttcgggaaaaatcaaagtgtcggatttagattctgacgatctttacatacacttatttactttatggaatactaatacgatcttagaatttccataacagtactcctatatagcgtggtctgataattttccttaaatcagcatcatcagcaaatgttactattcatctgtgtttcaaaaattccaaaatttggggttattacagtctcccctccttaaaaggattccgtctcggaatcagatagaaattgagtagggatactttcttagcattgcactttctaactcttacataattttcccacattatggttctgcTACAACACCCTGACTAGCACGATAACCTttttcctaagcacttgttccttttcaatctataatccttcctggttgctccatacaggttacgtccggttgcatgtctatgcgctcatatgcccctatttatctggcatctgaattacacttccttaacattgatacgtgaaacacgttatgacttgctacatgttcgggggtagggctagctcatatgctaacttcccaatacgtcttaatatatccaagggtccaacaattcgtggacttaaactttcctttctttccaactctcatcaattctttttaagggaatacttttaaccatacaaggttccctccttcatactctttgtcctttcattgtcaaatcagcatacttattatgtccatcttgggctactcccagccgtcctctgattagatctattatattcttggtcctttggaccactgctggtccgagcatcttgtgctctacaacttcatcctaacataagggagatcgacattgtctttcctcaaagatctcataagacgacatctcgatacctgacatacgatctattatcgtgagaaaactcaatccacgttaagtgatcattccaaattctttcaagtctattacacagactctcattattgtttttagcattagagcttttgcttctcaatacccattcttttctagttcataatcgctactaccttccgttcctaatattatactagttatacttttgctcgttagcgttctataacctcttaataaccatgtcaaccttagtatcatgaatgtgtttccattccgaataccaccataactttactactcctttttcagctgtttctattttccaaaatttgatcaatcatatagaagtaaaggaatttgttgagagatcactatgatcatgaacacttgttctattgcatagttagtacagaaggtggccagcctttagtactagacaagcaattaaacaacatgtggtatcatactaggcttctatcacacagataggtagtcattcggcaatacctcccattcgggaagggttgttcttctcagcttacatgaaatgaaaagaagagaaaagaacaaactgaagagaattgtatatatgtaaaaaaaaattattgtccataaaatatctggcttggaatctacctctgaactatagaggtttgacataggagaacaaaacatgtgtgtatatatatcaacatcaagtattatcgcatcgcatttcgcatgcttaaatattttttctattccgtccatcattatatggacccatgctcttcctcgagcttatacccaatcacctttgaaactccctcaacatcaaaatcgaatctggaatttcattttatacatcatcgttactagaattctatgcttgcaccgcaaccttcctcgt is a window of Apium graveolens cultivar Ventura chromosome 11, ASM990537v1, whole genome shotgun sequence DNA encoding:
- the LOC141697349 gene encoding uncharacterized protein LOC141697349 isoform X1, which translates into the protein MFARPRRSTNVSTQSVEVSVKNEDEPGEWMAQVEPGVQITFVSLPVGWNDLKRIRLSREACLNNGPTSKFLPLGTPPRSEDVGNIKNQCYLYSCCSRHMTGDSTLLTEFKERAGTTITFKDDSKGYNIGYGLILRENVLYKTCLYFNKTKTFCQP
- the LOC141697349 gene encoding protein Brevis radix-like 1 isoform X2, whose protein sequence is MFARPRRSTNVSTQSVEVSVKNEDEPGEWMAQVEPGVQITFVSLPVGWNDLKRIRLSREACLNNGPTSKFLPLGTPPRSEDVFRQSRKKKPRWIYRC